A part of Corynebacterium mustelae genomic DNA contains:
- a CDS encoding glycerol-3-phosphate dehydrogenase/oxidase, whose translation MATSTSSAFHAESFESAWKKFETEHFDLVIIGGGSVGAGAALDAATRGLKVAVIEARDFAAGTSSRSSKMFHGGLRYLAMLDFRLVAESLRERELSMSTLAPHLVKPLRFIFPLTHRFWERPYMASGFMLYDLMGGAKSVPMQKHLSHRTTMKIAPGLRDDALVGGVRYYDTLVDDARHTMTVLRTAAEFGAVVRSSTQVVGFEKTGERITGVTVRDTNSGDETTIHSDVCINATGVWNDELQKLAGVSGKFSVHTSKGVHIVVPKSCLEADAALCFVTEKSVLFVIPWGEYWIIGTTDTDWDKNLANPAATRSDIDYILEHVNAKVRRRIRYEDIVGVYSGLRPLLSGKSDSTTNLSRNHAVARVAPGMVSVAGGKYTTYRVIGKDAVDKAVEDIAKKVPGSVTEHTPLLGADGYHALANQIPALALRLGISEAQVDHLLGRYGSLIFEVLAPAHDDPTLLEPIPGAEQYLKAEAVYAVTHEGALHLEDILHRRLRISMEYADRGVGSAESVARLVGPYLNWDDNNIAAEINQFRTATEATLAAEKELTDDAANSIATQASDARPLIDTGQDR comes from the coding sequence GTGGCTACCTCCACTTCATCAGCTTTCCATGCAGAATCTTTTGAATCTGCATGGAAAAAGTTCGAAACCGAGCACTTCGACCTAGTTATTATCGGTGGTGGTTCCGTCGGCGCAGGTGCGGCTTTAGACGCGGCCACACGAGGGTTGAAAGTAGCAGTAATTGAGGCGCGAGATTTTGCAGCTGGAACATCATCAAGGTCTTCAAAGATGTTTCATGGTGGGTTGCGTTATCTGGCCATGCTCGATTTCCGGCTCGTTGCAGAGTCACTTCGGGAACGTGAGCTTTCCATGTCAACCTTAGCGCCACACCTAGTGAAACCGCTGCGGTTTATCTTCCCCCTCACCCATCGATTCTGGGAACGGCCGTATATGGCATCGGGCTTCATGCTGTACGATCTGATGGGCGGAGCAAAGAGCGTTCCGATGCAAAAGCATCTGAGCCATAGGACAACGATGAAAATCGCTCCAGGCTTGCGGGATGACGCGCTAGTCGGCGGGGTACGCTATTACGACACTCTTGTTGACGATGCCCGGCACACCATGACGGTACTGCGCACTGCGGCAGAATTCGGGGCGGTTGTGCGCTCCTCCACACAGGTCGTGGGATTTGAAAAAACCGGTGAAAGAATAACTGGTGTTACAGTAAGAGACACCAACAGCGGTGATGAAACAACCATTCATTCCGATGTCTGCATTAATGCAACCGGAGTGTGGAATGACGAGCTACAAAAACTTGCCGGTGTTTCCGGTAAGTTCAGCGTGCATACCTCAAAAGGGGTTCACATCGTTGTGCCGAAATCCTGTCTCGAAGCTGATGCTGCCTTGTGCTTCGTAACCGAAAAATCAGTACTGTTCGTTATCCCATGGGGGGAGTACTGGATCATTGGCACAACCGACACCGATTGGGATAAGAACCTAGCCAATCCAGCAGCTACCAGGTCTGATATTGACTATATTCTTGAACATGTTAATGCAAAGGTTCGTCGACGCATTCGTTACGAGGATATCGTTGGGGTTTATTCAGGGCTGCGTCCTTTGCTGAGTGGCAAATCAGACTCGACCACCAATCTATCCCGCAATCACGCTGTTGCTCGAGTTGCACCCGGCATGGTTTCCGTGGCGGGAGGAAAATATACAACGTATCGCGTTATCGGAAAAGATGCCGTGGATAAAGCGGTAGAAGACATAGCTAAGAAGGTTCCCGGTTCCGTCACTGAACACACTCCGCTACTTGGCGCAGATGGATACCACGCCCTAGCAAACCAAATTCCAGCTTTAGCTTTACGATTGGGAATTTCGGAGGCGCAAGTTGACCACCTGCTAGGTCGGTATGGCTCACTGATATTTGAGGTCCTTGCACCAGCCCACGACGACCCAACGTTGCTGGAACCCATCCCAGGCGCAGAGCAATACCTCAAGGCCGAAGCAGTTTACGCCGTGACACACGAGGGAGCGTTGCATCTGGAAGACATTCTCCACCGACGGTTACGGATATCGATGGAATACGCCGATCGCGGGGTGGGATCGGCGGAATCGGTAGCACGCTTGGTTGGCCCTTACCTGAACTGGGATGATAACAACATTGCCGCAGAGATCAATCAATTCCGTACTGCGACCGAGGCAACACTTGCAGCGGAAAAAGAGCTCACCGACGATGCCGCTAATAGTATCGCCACTCAAGCATCCGACGCGCGTCCGCTAATCGACACAGGCCAGGATCGTTAA
- the glpK gene encoding glycerol kinase GlpK, with protein MSDQRYVAAIDQGTTSTRCVVFDEEANMVGVGQFEHRQIFPQKGWVEHDPLEIWDNTRRAVAAALAEANVPREDIAAVGITNQRETTVVWNKHTGLPVYNAIVWQDTRTSVLCEELAGDHGADRWRDITGLRLNSYPAGPKIRWILDNVAGAREQAENGDLLFGTIDTWLLWNLTGGPEGDNGVEAVHATDVTNASRTLMMDLSTLQWDESICSEMKIPLAMLPEIKPSVTTFGHVRGRGTLAGVAISGILGDQQSAMFGQACFEPGDAKNTYGTGLFLLLNTGQSPKKSEHGLITTVCYQIEGKQPVYALEGSVAMGGALVQWLRDNLGIIGSAKEIEEFAAQVSDNGGVYIVPAFSGLFAPRWRPDARGVIVGLTRFANKHHLARAVIEATAYQTREVVDAMVADSGVEISQLKVDGGMVRNELLMQFQSDILRMEVIRPRIIETTALGAAFAAGLGVGFFENLDQLKQQCSVGKSWNPAMPDSAAEQLFRDWNKAVERTFDWEE; from the coding sequence ATGAGTGACCAACGATACGTAGCTGCAATCGACCAAGGCACCACATCCACCCGGTGTGTTGTTTTTGATGAAGAAGCCAACATGGTTGGTGTTGGGCAATTCGAGCATCGGCAAATCTTTCCGCAAAAAGGATGGGTGGAGCACGACCCGCTAGAAATATGGGACAACACTCGACGTGCGGTTGCGGCGGCGCTTGCCGAAGCGAATGTACCTCGGGAAGATATAGCGGCAGTTGGCATAACCAATCAACGGGAAACCACCGTCGTCTGGAATAAGCACACGGGCTTACCTGTCTACAACGCAATTGTCTGGCAAGATACACGAACCAGCGTGCTATGTGAAGAACTGGCTGGAGACCACGGAGCCGATCGATGGCGAGATATCACAGGTTTACGGCTAAATTCCTACCCAGCTGGTCCAAAAATTCGATGGATCTTAGACAACGTTGCTGGTGCTCGTGAACAAGCGGAGAACGGTGATCTATTATTCGGAACGATTGATACCTGGTTGCTTTGGAACCTAACCGGTGGGCCCGAAGGCGACAATGGAGTAGAGGCTGTTCACGCAACCGACGTAACGAATGCTTCTCGGACTCTCATGATGGATTTATCAACTCTGCAATGGGATGAGTCGATCTGTTCAGAAATGAAAATTCCATTGGCAATGTTGCCAGAGATCAAACCTAGCGTCACGACTTTTGGTCATGTACGTGGCCGAGGAACCTTGGCAGGGGTAGCAATTTCCGGAATTCTGGGCGATCAGCAGTCGGCAATGTTCGGGCAAGCATGCTTTGAACCTGGCGATGCAAAGAACACTTATGGAACTGGGTTATTCTTGTTACTCAACACCGGGCAATCACCCAAAAAGAGCGAACACGGACTTATCACGACCGTGTGCTATCAGATTGAGGGGAAACAGCCGGTTTACGCGCTTGAGGGGTCGGTTGCCATGGGTGGGGCTCTTGTTCAGTGGTTGCGGGACAATTTGGGCATTATAGGTAGCGCGAAGGAAATTGAGGAATTCGCCGCCCAAGTGTCGGATAATGGCGGTGTCTACATCGTTCCTGCTTTTTCTGGGCTATTTGCGCCCCGGTGGCGACCAGATGCTCGTGGCGTGATTGTTGGTCTAACACGTTTTGCTAATAAGCACCATTTAGCTCGCGCAGTGATTGAAGCAACCGCTTATCAAACACGTGAAGTAGTTGATGCCATGGTTGCGGATTCCGGAGTTGAAATTTCCCAGCTCAAAGTAGATGGCGGAATGGTCCGAAACGAACTGCTGATGCAATTCCAATCTGACATTTTGCGGATGGAAGTCATTCGGCCACGAATTATTGAAACTACTGCACTAGGTGCTGCTTTCGCAGCTGGCCTTGGTGTTGGTTTTTTTGAGAATTTAGATCAGCTTAAACAACAATGCTCAGTAGGTAAATCCTGGAACCCGGCAATGCCTGATTCTGCTGCGGAACAGCTATTTCGCGATTGGAATAAGGCAGTGGAACGAACCTTTGATTGGGAAGAATAA
- a CDS encoding IS481 family transposase, with protein sequence MNSPHRNLAIVRYVVDQGHTVAEAAQHFKVSRQWVYTILHRFEAGGEAAVQPRSKKPCVNPRAVTDSVRHEIITIRINLTKAGFDAGPDTIASHLRRQGMHVLSTSTIRRIITAAGLVKPQPQKRPKSSYVRFEAALPNECWQADVTYCYLANGQRVEILDFLDDHSRYLLFIKAYPICTGVDVVDAMQQLISTYGTPQSTLTDNGMIFTARFAGMRGGRNGFEVFLNKHHIQQKNGRPGHPQTQGKIERFHQTLKKWLKAQPTARTITQLQHQLDAFAKYYNTQRPHRALAKRTPYEAYTHLPKASPLTRTDNEWRTRKDKVDKAGRVTLRYAGRLYHLGIGRPYSGQKVTMVIVDKHITTALTATGEILTEHVIDETRDYQKPIWKNTQK encoded by the coding sequence ATGAATAGTCCTCATCGAAACCTTGCAATCGTTCGATATGTTGTTGATCAAGGGCACACTGTTGCCGAAGCTGCCCAACATTTCAAAGTGTCACGTCAATGGGTTTACACCATCCTGCATCGGTTTGAAGCAGGTGGAGAAGCTGCGGTGCAACCTCGATCGAAAAAGCCTTGTGTAAACCCACGGGCAGTGACCGACTCAGTGCGCCACGAGATCATCACAATCCGCATAAACCTCACCAAAGCAGGATTTGACGCGGGCCCAGATACCATTGCCTCGCATCTTCGTCGTCAAGGAATGCACGTTCTGTCAACATCAACGATCCGTCGTATCATAACCGCAGCTGGACTGGTGAAACCACAACCGCAAAAACGCCCGAAATCCTCCTATGTGCGGTTCGAAGCCGCACTACCGAACGAATGTTGGCAAGCAGATGTGACCTACTGCTACCTTGCAAACGGGCAACGGGTCGAAATTCTTGATTTCCTCGACGATCACTCCCGCTACCTGCTTTTTATCAAAGCATATCCAATATGTACTGGTGTGGATGTTGTTGACGCTATGCAACAGCTGATCAGCACCTACGGAACGCCACAATCAACCTTGACTGATAACGGCATGATTTTTACCGCCCGATTCGCAGGCATGCGTGGTGGACGCAACGGGTTTGAGGTTTTCCTTAACAAACACCATATCCAGCAGAAAAACGGTCGTCCTGGGCACCCACAGACCCAAGGAAAAATCGAAAGGTTTCACCAAACGCTGAAAAAATGGCTCAAAGCCCAACCAACCGCGCGGACAATAACACAACTACAACACCAACTCGATGCATTCGCCAAGTACTACAACACCCAACGACCACACCGAGCGTTGGCCAAAAGAACCCCTTATGAGGCGTATACACACCTTCCCAAAGCCTCACCGCTGACCCGTACCGATAACGAATGGCGCACCCGGAAAGACAAAGTAGACAAGGCAGGACGTGTCACACTCCGATACGCTGGACGGCTGTACCACCTAGGAATTGGACGCCCATACAGTGGGCAAAAAGTCACCATGGTCATAGTAGATAAACACATCACCACCGCGCTTACCGCCACCGGCGAAATCCTCACCGAACACGTCATCGACGAAACCCGCGACTACCAAAAACCCATCTGGAAAAACACACAAAAATAA
- a CDS encoding YchJ family protein, with protein MSDFPLSDACPCQSGLCYGDCCFLLHRKMRSAPTAEALMRSRYSAFVLLNADYLLYSWHPSTAPTTLEFDRDLTWNGLSITHTSGGGPFDAVGSVTFMAYYECAGVKNTLTEKSHFSRWEKRWVYESGIVTG; from the coding sequence GTGAGTGATTTCCCACTATCTGATGCCTGCCCATGTCAATCCGGGCTATGCTATGGCGATTGCTGCTTCTTGCTGCATCGCAAAATGCGTTCCGCCCCTACCGCTGAAGCTCTCATGCGTTCCCGCTATAGCGCTTTTGTGCTTCTCAACGCTGACTACTTGCTTTATTCTTGGCATCCCTCAACCGCTCCAACGACTCTGGAATTCGATCGAGATCTAACCTGGAATGGACTGTCCATCACCCACACAAGTGGCGGTGGCCCCTTTGATGCAGTTGGATCCGTAACGTTTATGGCCTACTACGAATGCGCTGGCGTCAAAAACACTCTTACCGAAAAATCTCATTTCTCGCGCTGGGAGAAACGTTGGGTTTATGAATCAGGCATTGTAACAGGTTAA
- a CDS encoding bifunctional alpha/beta hydrolase/OsmC family protein, with amino-acid sequence MHSISVKLPSSNGYMMAGTLDMPDTPPFTYAMFAHCFTGSRFTPAAARVSKTLAETGIACLRFDFPGLGQSEGDFHKTSFSENVNDIIAANQWLSENYSAPQLLIGHSLGGAAALKAATMIPNLKAVATIGAPFDPAHAVLHFADRISEVDETGAVTLTLGGRDITISREFLEDLAETNPEAYLPTLRKPLLIMHSPTDQTVGIDNAQNIFLKTRYPKSLVSLHKVDHLCTKTGAAQLAARIIRNWVEQHIVPQSSDSPFIPANTVVAHSTKAGKFSGLVHVGAQPIATDKDKADGGKNLGVTPTSLLIAALASSTKQAIQTAAQSARMKPLTNIEVTISPIASTLGTLHLKRSIKITGDSLTEDERKVLFSAAQPCEISTFLSDSVVIEDTFQ; translated from the coding sequence GTGCATTCCATTAGCGTTAAATTACCAAGTTCCAATGGTTACATGATGGCTGGGACACTCGACATGCCGGATACCCCACCATTTACGTATGCAATGTTTGCTCATTGTTTTACCGGCTCTCGGTTTACGCCAGCTGCTGCTCGGGTATCCAAAACCCTCGCGGAAACCGGAATTGCATGCTTACGTTTTGATTTTCCAGGATTAGGTCAGTCTGAAGGTGATTTTCATAAAACCAGTTTCTCTGAAAACGTAAACGACATTATCGCGGCTAATCAGTGGCTTTCCGAAAACTATTCTGCACCTCAATTGTTGATTGGACATTCATTGGGCGGCGCCGCAGCACTAAAAGCCGCAACAATGATTCCCAATCTCAAAGCTGTGGCCACTATCGGTGCTCCTTTCGATCCAGCGCATGCGGTTCTCCACTTTGCTGATCGTATCAGTGAGGTAGATGAGACAGGTGCGGTTACACTCACGTTGGGTGGTCGGGACATCACTATTTCCCGGGAGTTCCTGGAAGATCTGGCCGAAACCAATCCAGAAGCGTACCTACCCACGCTTCGTAAGCCATTGCTTATCATGCACTCGCCTACCGACCAAACCGTTGGCATCGATAACGCACAAAATATCTTTCTGAAAACAAGATATCCCAAATCTCTGGTGTCACTACATAAAGTTGACCATCTGTGTACCAAGACCGGAGCCGCCCAACTCGCTGCCCGCATCATCCGCAACTGGGTGGAACAACATATTGTTCCACAATCTTCGGATTCGCCTTTTATCCCTGCCAATACCGTTGTAGCTCATTCCACAAAGGCTGGAAAATTCTCTGGCCTGGTTCACGTCGGCGCACAGCCGATTGCCACAGACAAAGATAAAGCCGATGGTGGAAAGAATCTTGGCGTGACCCCAACTTCGTTATTGATTGCTGCGCTTGCTTCTTCAACTAAACAAGCGATCCAAACAGCCGCGCAGTCCGCCCGAATGAAACCATTGACAAACATTGAGGTCACAATATCTCCAATTGCGTCAACCCTCGGGACGCTTCACCTTAAACGATCAATAAAAATTACTGGTGATAGCCTCACCGAAGACGAACGCAAAGTTTTATTTTCTGCCGCCCAGCCCTGTGAAATATCTACGTTTCTTAGTGATTCGGTGGTTATTGAGGATACTTTTCAGTGA
- the secA2 gene encoding accessory Sec system translocase SecA2, translating to MAGFDWFWKAMGGKQGRNQKRSLAIVDQAETKKLELAALTDSELVNRAVAATKNGTLDDPAEFLAVLAIASERTLGLTPFPVQSQAVLRLLEGDVIQMATGEGKTLVGAMASTGFGLMGKRVHTITVNDYLAERDADWMGPLVRYFGLTIAAITEDMSSVERRKAYAANIVYAPVNELGFDVLRDQLITERAQAVQHGADVAIVDEADSVLVDEALVPLVLAGNEPGHAPGGRITEIVRRLREAEDYTVDDDRRNVFLTESGAQKLESALGIESLYDDENVGSTLVQVNLALHAQALLIRDVHYIVRDGKVALIDASKGRVADLQRWPDGVQAAVEAKEGLAVTEGGRILDTITLQALMRRYPMVCGMTGTAVEATDQLRSFYDLRVSVIERNKPLARFDEQDRVYATIAEKNSAIVDEIRRIHSTGQPVLVGTQDVAESEALADALREFDIEVNVLNAKNDAEEARIIAEAGDVGRVTVSTQMAGRGTDIKLGGADEKDHSKVVSLGGLAVIGTARHRTARLDNQLRGRAGRQGDPGFSLFFVSLEDDMVAVGGAGENVSVRPESDGSIESKRVRDWIEHCQRVTEGQLLEIHSQTWKYNKLLADQRDIIDERRAILLDTDQAWKEIHARSDKAKELSQTLDLEVLIKASREIMLYHLDHGWSSHLAHMDDVRESIHLRAIARETPIDEFHRIAVREFKNLAQKAVDDAVQTFDSIVIDSNGAHLADQGLARPSATWTYMVSDNPLAGSGNSVIQGIGSIFR from the coding sequence GTGGCTGGTTTCGATTGGTTTTGGAAAGCGATGGGCGGCAAACAAGGGCGAAATCAAAAGCGTAGCCTAGCTATCGTCGACCAAGCAGAAACGAAGAAACTTGAGCTTGCAGCGTTGACTGATTCCGAACTCGTTAATCGTGCGGTTGCGGCGACAAAAAATGGAACCCTGGACGACCCTGCTGAGTTTCTCGCCGTTTTGGCGATTGCTTCTGAACGCACCTTAGGACTAACACCTTTTCCAGTGCAATCCCAGGCAGTGCTGCGGCTTTTGGAAGGCGATGTTATTCAAATGGCGACTGGGGAAGGCAAGACTCTTGTAGGCGCTATGGCTAGCACTGGCTTTGGTCTAATGGGCAAGCGGGTTCACACGATTACGGTTAACGATTACTTGGCTGAACGAGATGCGGATTGGATGGGGCCGCTGGTTCGGTACTTTGGCCTTACTATTGCAGCGATCACAGAGGACATGTCGAGTGTCGAACGTCGAAAAGCATATGCTGCCAATATCGTCTATGCGCCAGTTAACGAACTGGGATTTGACGTTTTGCGTGATCAATTGATAACTGAACGGGCACAGGCGGTTCAACATGGTGCGGACGTCGCAATAGTGGATGAAGCCGATTCTGTTTTAGTAGATGAGGCATTAGTGCCGTTGGTGTTAGCCGGAAATGAGCCTGGACATGCCCCTGGGGGGAGGATAACCGAGATCGTGCGGAGACTGCGCGAGGCCGAGGACTATACCGTTGACGATGATCGGCGTAATGTATTCCTCACTGAGTCTGGTGCTCAAAAACTTGAATCCGCACTCGGGATTGAATCGCTTTACGACGACGAAAACGTCGGGAGTACACTTGTGCAGGTTAACTTAGCGCTCCATGCACAAGCATTACTCATACGCGATGTTCACTATATCGTTCGGGATGGAAAAGTAGCTCTCATAGATGCATCAAAAGGTCGAGTTGCTGATTTGCAGCGGTGGCCCGATGGCGTTCAAGCCGCTGTGGAAGCAAAGGAAGGCTTGGCGGTTACCGAGGGAGGTCGGATTCTCGACACAATCACGTTACAAGCGCTCATGCGACGGTACCCGATGGTTTGTGGCATGACAGGCACTGCGGTTGAAGCAACCGATCAGCTGCGTAGCTTTTATGATCTTCGAGTAAGCGTGATTGAACGAAATAAACCATTGGCGCGATTCGACGAGCAAGATCGGGTGTATGCGACTATTGCGGAAAAAAATTCTGCAATTGTGGATGAGATTCGACGGATTCATTCAACAGGCCAACCCGTGCTTGTCGGTACCCAAGACGTAGCGGAATCCGAGGCTTTAGCCGACGCTCTTCGGGAATTCGATATTGAAGTTAATGTGCTAAACGCAAAAAACGATGCTGAAGAGGCTCGAATCATTGCAGAAGCTGGAGACGTTGGTCGAGTTACAGTTTCCACACAAATGGCCGGTCGCGGCACGGACATCAAGTTAGGTGGTGCGGACGAAAAAGACCACAGCAAGGTAGTTTCCCTCGGCGGATTGGCCGTAATAGGAACTGCACGGCATCGAACGGCGCGCCTCGACAACCAACTGCGAGGTCGGGCGGGACGGCAAGGCGATCCAGGCTTTTCGCTATTTTTCGTATCGCTGGAAGACGATATGGTGGCTGTAGGTGGCGCTGGCGAAAATGTATCAGTTCGTCCAGAATCAGATGGAAGTATCGAATCCAAACGGGTACGGGATTGGATTGAACATTGCCAACGCGTGACAGAAGGGCAATTGCTTGAAATCCATTCTCAGACGTGGAAATACAATAAATTACTGGCAGATCAGCGGGATATTATTGATGAGCGTCGGGCAATATTGCTTGATACCGATCAGGCATGGAAAGAAATTCACGCCAGGTCCGATAAAGCCAAGGAGCTTTCCCAAACTCTAGATCTCGAAGTTTTAATCAAGGCTTCTCGTGAAATTATGTTGTATCACTTAGATCACGGGTGGAGCAGCCACTTGGCCCATATGGATGACGTGCGTGAATCAATCCATTTGCGGGCAATCGCCAGGGAGACACCAATAGATGAATTCCACCGTATTGCAGTTCGCGAGTTTAAAAATTTGGCACAAAAAGCAGTCGATGATGCTGTCCAGACCTTTGATTCTATTGTTATCGACTCGAATGGTGCACACCTAGCGGATCAAGGACTCGCACGACCGTCTGCAACTTGGACGTATATGGTTTCTGATAATCCATTGGCTGGGTCGGGCAACTCGGTTATTCAGGGAATCGGAAGCATTTTTCGGTAG
- the odhI gene encoding oxoglutarate dehydrogenase inhibitor Odhl produces MSENNGTQDVQVETTSVFRADLLKEMENGAGASSSTSADVAPPAGAGMLIVKRGPNAGARFLLDQATTTAGRHPDSDIFLDDVTVSRRHAEFRLTDGSFEVVDVGSLNGTYVNREPRNSEILSSGDEIQIGKFRLVFLAGSTH; encoded by the coding sequence ATGAGTGAGAACAACGGTACTCAAGATGTTCAGGTCGAGACGACTTCGGTCTTTCGTGCTGACTTACTGAAAGAAATGGAAAATGGTGCGGGAGCGAGTTCCAGCACAAGTGCCGATGTTGCTCCTCCTGCTGGGGCTGGAATGCTCATTGTTAAACGCGGTCCCAATGCTGGCGCACGATTTTTGCTAGACCAAGCGACAACAACCGCTGGTCGGCATCCTGACTCCGACATTTTTCTTGATGACGTTACGGTGTCTCGTCGTCACGCGGAGTTTCGGTTGACAGATGGTTCTTTTGAAGTCGTTGATGTTGGTTCTTTGAACGGAACTTACGTCAATCGCGAACCTCGGAATTCTGAGATTCTTTCCTCTGGGGATGAGATCCAAATTGGCAAGTTCCGATTGGTATTTCTCGCGGGATCAACACACTAA
- the ftsR gene encoding transcriptional regulator FtsR translates to MGALSHSASPMSSRSQSATKPNKTMGIGVVLKQLQAEFPDVTLSKIRFLESEGLISPQRASSGYRKYVQADIDRLRYILTTQRDNYLPLKVIREQLDAMDSGAITPIMKTVDAQPMISPEQFRKPVVTRLTDTDVAEQAHVDVDFVAELASVGIIKPDPAGFFTVDDVRIVSTADALGEFGFDVRHLKSLKNTASRQASLISQAATPVARSRGEGAKERAEEMSQQMTALVVSLHASLVKNELHSQLGY, encoded by the coding sequence ATGGGCGCCCTATCGCATTCGGCATCACCAATGTCTAGTCGTTCGCAATCGGCAACCAAGCCAAATAAAACGATGGGTATCGGTGTTGTGCTTAAGCAGCTTCAAGCCGAATTTCCGGATGTCACGCTTTCCAAGATTCGATTCCTGGAATCCGAAGGGCTCATTTCTCCACAACGTGCGAGCTCTGGTTACCGCAAGTATGTTCAGGCCGATATCGATCGGTTGCGTTACATACTTACTACCCAGCGAGATAACTACTTGCCACTAAAAGTAATTCGTGAGCAATTAGACGCAATGGACTCCGGCGCGATTACGCCAATCATGAAAACCGTAGACGCACAACCGATGATTAGTCCTGAGCAATTCCGAAAGCCAGTGGTTACAAGGTTGACAGACACGGATGTAGCGGAACAAGCTCATGTTGACGTGGATTTCGTCGCGGAATTGGCCAGCGTCGGCATTATTAAGCCTGATCCTGCTGGTTTTTTTACTGTAGATGACGTCAGAATTGTATCGACGGCAGATGCGTTGGGCGAATTTGGATTTGATGTGCGACACCTCAAATCTCTAAAAAACACCGCGAGCCGCCAGGCCTCACTTATCTCCCAAGCCGCTACACCGGTTGCCAGGTCCAGGGGTGAGGGAGCGAAAGAGCGCGCCGAAGAAATGAGCCAACAGATGACCGCTTTGGTTGTTTCCTTGCATGCTTCTTTGGTGAAAAACGAGCTTCATAGTCAGCTGGGTTATTAA
- a CDS encoding bifunctional nuclease family protein: MAFHVVEYLQVSVFPESHSCLVFRWNEKKRILPIWISPVDAIAQQRREAEIPPRRPRFEDLFLSVSSMGEIGFKELRITSFYEGEFIAALITESDFEIDCRPSDGIAIAHSLDLPILVDEEVLMQASVYVSEADMRQWFGLDFGEDITETGWEASASGDAAADADFSALMESMGVRESDLLGKKSDTDTEKDGGL, from the coding sequence ATGGCGTTTCATGTTGTTGAATACCTTCAAGTCTCGGTTTTCCCGGAGAGTCACAGTTGCTTGGTCTTTCGGTGGAACGAAAAGAAGCGGATTCTTCCGATATGGATTAGCCCGGTGGATGCCATTGCTCAGCAACGCAGAGAAGCGGAGATACCCCCGCGTCGCCCCCGGTTTGAAGATTTGTTCCTATCGGTTAGCTCAATGGGGGAAATAGGGTTCAAAGAGCTTCGCATTACGTCCTTCTATGAAGGAGAATTTATTGCAGCGTTAATTACTGAATCCGATTTTGAAATCGATTGCCGACCAAGTGATGGTATTGCAATCGCGCATTCCCTGGATTTGCCAATTCTGGTTGACGAAGAAGTATTAATGCAGGCTAGCGTCTATGTTTCGGAAGCGGACATGCGGCAATGGTTTGGATTGGATTTCGGAGAAGATATAACGGAAACCGGATGGGAAGCATCTGCTTCTGGTGACGCTGCCGCCGATGCTGATTTTTCGGCATTGATGGAGAGCATGGGGGTGCGCGAGTCGGATCTTCTTGGAAAAAAGAGTGATACCGACACGGAAAAGGACGGGGGATTGTAA
- a CDS encoding MerR family transcriptional regulator — protein MSDRPIQESLFDMGPDEEVGYRVPIACQVAGITYRQLDYWARTKLVEPSIRTARGSGSQRLYSFKDILVLKIVKRLLDTGISLQNIRQAVDKLRDRGVDDLAKITLVSDGSTVYECRSAEEVIDLLGGGQGVFGIAVPGIMKELTGTISAFPFEKVATNIEEPEAKSVAVDELADRRRRRSS, from the coding sequence ATGAGTGATCGACCAATACAAGAGTCGTTGTTTGACATGGGGCCCGACGAGGAAGTCGGTTACCGTGTGCCCATCGCCTGTCAGGTGGCTGGAATAACGTACCGCCAGCTGGATTATTGGGCACGTACAAAGCTGGTGGAGCCCAGTATCCGGACCGCTCGTGGTTCTGGTTCCCAGCGGCTTTATTCTTTTAAAGACATATTAGTATTAAAGATTGTCAAACGACTTCTTGATACCGGGATTTCCTTGCAGAACATACGTCAGGCTGTTGACAAACTTCGAGATCGCGGTGTTGATGATCTTGCAAAGATCACCTTAGTCTCGGACGGCTCTACTGTCTACGAATGCCGTAGCGCAGAGGAAGTCATCGATCTGCTTGGTGGCGGTCAGGGAGTCTTTGGTATCGCGGTGCCGGGAATCATGAAGGAACTGACCGGAACAATCTCTGCGTTCCCGTTCGAAAAGGTTGCCACGAATATAGAAGAACCTGAAGCGAAAAGCGTAGCTGTTGATGAGCTCGCTGATCGCCGTCGGCGTCGTAGTTCTTAG